One Lactobacillus crispatus DNA segment encodes these proteins:
- a CDS encoding L,D-transpeptidase family protein, translated as MQSRTEMRKRNNRNNLYLIIIGIIVVIAIICGFIIHNQRVAAERSQREYASTHFNPNVTIYGVQVGKLTVNKATAKINKQADNVVFLRNKKIIAEKDDKVQTISQAEVKNIFTKQHTDLPSKQKYVFKSAKIDEAKKSLQKIQNAVVTYKINGQEFKLKADDLIHEVTYKGGKYKFTDVKKLHAKMEAIDQEVKTLKKSYKFTVPTGNKVNGKTITVKNESYGWGIYVKKAVAAVENAFINGQDVVDGSKYIYGEGYSTYAHGYGKSNHGIGKNYVVVSIKNQELWVARKGKVAVHLTDVVTGTENKSNATPKGVWYIMYKESPSVLRGYNDDGSKYASKVQYWMPFTLSGCGLHDASWRSDWSKSAYLTGGSHGCVNIRPAEIRSVWNNVLTNDAVIVY; from the coding sequence ATGCAATCTAGAACAGAAATGAGAAAACGAAATAATCGCAACAACCTCTATCTTATTATTATTGGCATAATTGTCGTAATTGCAATTATTTGTGGCTTTATCATTCATAATCAAAGAGTGGCTGCTGAACGTAGCCAGCGTGAATATGCTTCTACCCACTTCAACCCTAATGTAACAATTTATGGTGTGCAAGTAGGCAAGCTTACTGTTAACAAGGCGACTGCTAAGATCAATAAACAAGCTGATAATGTCGTCTTTTTAAGAAATAAAAAGATTATTGCTGAAAAAGACGACAAGGTTCAAACTATCAGCCAAGCTGAAGTTAAAAATATTTTCACTAAGCAGCATACTGATTTGCCAAGCAAACAAAAATACGTTTTCAAATCCGCCAAAATAGATGAAGCAAAAAAGAGTTTGCAAAAAATACAAAATGCTGTAGTCACCTATAAGATCAATGGCCAGGAATTCAAGCTAAAAGCTGATGACCTAATTCACGAAGTTACTTACAAAGGTGGTAAATATAAATTCACCGATGTAAAAAAACTGCATGCTAAAATGGAAGCGATCGATCAAGAAGTTAAAACTCTAAAGAAGAGTTATAAATTTACTGTTCCTACTGGTAACAAAGTCAATGGCAAAACGATTACGGTAAAAAACGAAAGCTATGGTTGGGGAATTTATGTCAAGAAGGCTGTGGCTGCAGTAGAAAATGCTTTTATTAATGGTCAAGATGTTGTTGATGGTAGTAAGTATATTTATGGCGAGGGTTATAGTACCTATGCTCATGGTTATGGCAAGAGCAATCATGGTATTGGTAAAAACTACGTCGTTGTCTCCATCAAAAATCAGGAACTATGGGTTGCCCGTAAAGGGAAAGTTGCCGTTCACTTAACTGACGTTGTCACAGGTACTGAAAATAAGAGTAACGCTACTCCTAAAGGTGTTTGGTACATCATGTACAAAGAATCACCTAGCGTATTGCGTGGTTATAACGACGATGGCTCTAAGTATGCCTCCAAAGTACAATATTGGATGCCATTTACTTTGAGCGGCTGTGGCTTACATGACGCTAGCTGGCGTAGCGATTGGAGTAAGTCAGCCTATCTTACTGGTGGCTCACATGGCTGTGTTAACATTCGTCCAGCTGAAATTAGAAGTGTTTGGAACAACGTTTTAACTAACGATGCTGTTATCGTATATTAA
- a CDS encoding TetR/AcrR family transcriptional regulator, giving the protein MVKQTFKNLPSAKRRRIEAVLLEEFSTYPLADAKVSHIVENANIARGAFYKYFDDLIDAYVYMYHIAIKDIHAGMSPDEKFDPNHFYARVVKFIDKVQYSKYEPMMKLHMLQNEYLIPDNFKIYSRQLLNMGPQLWSAMVLSHEVINLCLSDPENQEKNLARYKKSLDILAKGM; this is encoded by the coding sequence ATGGTTAAGCAAACTTTTAAAAATTTACCGTCTGCTAAACGTAGACGTATTGAAGCGGTGTTGTTAGAAGAATTCAGCACTTATCCGTTAGCAGATGCTAAGGTGTCACATATTGTTGAGAATGCCAACATTGCTCGAGGAGCATTTTATAAATATTTTGATGATTTAATTGATGCATATGTTTATATGTATCACATCGCTATTAAAGACATTCATGCTGGGATGAGTCCTGATGAAAAATTTGATCCTAATCATTTTTATGCAAGAGTAGTTAAGTTTATTGATAAAGTTCAATACAGTAAATATGAACCAATGATGAAATTGCATATGTTGCAAAATGAGTACTTGATACCAGATAATTTCAAAATTTATTCAAGACAATTGTTGAATATGGGGCCACAATTGTGGAGTGCCATGGTACTTAGTCATGAAGTTATCAACTTATGCTTATCAGATCCCGAAAATCAGGAAAAGAACTTGGCGCGCTATAAGAAGAGCCTGGACATACTAGCAAAGGGGATGTAG
- a CDS encoding DUF4931 domain-containing protein produces the protein MTNDPLVFQMSIAKGKPQSYRKDKKKNVCPFCDVENLTDIYAKEDDMIWLKNKFPTLRDTWQTVLIESSDHNGDISTYTQEHNRKLMHFALACFEKMQASDQYESIVWYKNYGPHSGGSLIHPHMQIVGFEHEDGYKYIHPNNFEGETLFEKSGVEVNIAEHPVQGYSELNINLLDKNSIDLWADWIQSGAKYLLNIMYNGRCDSYNLFFYPRNDDGICAKYITRFEAPPYFVGYKLSQVNDEITLDKEARRFREFFDNGSVVKA, from the coding sequence ATGACTAATGATCCACTTGTTTTTCAAATGAGCATTGCTAAAGGCAAACCGCAATCATATCGTAAGGATAAGAAGAAAAACGTTTGCCCATTTTGTGATGTTGAAAATTTAACTGATATTTACGCCAAGGAAGATGACATGATTTGGCTTAAGAATAAGTTCCCGACCTTGCGCGATACCTGGCAGACTGTACTAATTGAATCTAGTGATCATAACGGCGATATTAGTACTTATACGCAGGAACATAATCGCAAGTTGATGCATTTTGCGCTAGCTTGTTTTGAAAAAATGCAGGCTAGTGACCAATATGAGTCAATTGTTTGGTACAAGAACTATGGTCCACATTCAGGTGGTTCCTTGATTCACCCGCATATGCAGATAGTTGGCTTTGAACATGAAGATGGCTATAAATATATTCACCCGAATAATTTTGAAGGTGAGACCCTTTTTGAAAAAAGTGGGGTAGAAGTTAACATTGCTGAACACCCCGTTCAAGGCTACAGTGAGCTCAATATTAACTTGTTAGATAAAAATAGCATTGACTTGTGGGCTGACTGGATTCAAAGTGGTGCCAAGTATTTGTTAAATATCATGTATAATGGCCGCTGCGATTCTTATAATCTATTCTTTTATCCGCGTAATGATGACGGTATTTGTGCTAAATATATTACACGTTTTGAAGCGCCACCTTATTTTGTTGGCTATAAGTTATCGCAAGTTAATGATGAAATTACTCTGGATAAAGAAGCACGTCGTTTTAGAGAATTTTTTGATAATGGTTCAGTAGTTAAAGCTTAA
- a CDS encoding histidine phosphatase family protein, translating to MEIVFIRHGQTDVNKDNRIQGAQVDADLNEFGREYAKKSAAKFDENKFDVVYSSPMKRAVETAKIFTKGKKKLNLDKRLLEFDFGDWDGKKMDDIAKEYPDVVDPWGKVTRDYVKYAKNGEGYEEFEARCANFLDEIYQKYPEGKVLVVAHGRLIRMMAAHYLSNGDMDKIDTPNNCALSKFSVRDGVARLYYYNRVLV from the coding sequence ATGGAAATAGTTTTTATTCGTCATGGACAAACAGACGTGAATAAAGATAATCGAATTCAGGGCGCACAAGTTGACGCAGACTTGAATGAATTTGGTCGTGAATATGCTAAAAAATCCGCCGCTAAGTTTGATGAAAATAAATTTGATGTTGTTTATTCCAGTCCAATGAAGAGAGCAGTAGAGACTGCGAAAATTTTTACTAAAGGTAAAAAGAAATTAAATTTAGACAAACGTTTGCTGGAATTTGATTTTGGTGATTGGGACGGCAAGAAGATGGATGATATTGCTAAGGAATATCCGGATGTTGTTGATCCATGGGGAAAAGTTACTCGCGACTATGTAAAATATGCCAAAAATGGTGAGGGCTACGAAGAGTTTGAAGCACGTTGCGCTAACTTTTTAGACGAAATATATCAAAAATATCCAGAAGGTAAGGTATTAGTAGTGGCACATGGTCGTTTGATTCGAATGATGGCAGCTCATTATTTGAGTAATGGCGACATGGACAAGATAGATACGCCAAATAATTGTGCATTAAGTAAATTTAGCGTCCGTGATGGTGTTGCTAGGTTGTACTACTATAATCGAGTTTTAGTTTAG
- a CDS encoding alpha/beta hydrolase yields the protein MSRVTIERDGLTLVGDREEPFGEIYDMAILMHGFTANRNTELLRQIADDLRDENVASVRFDFNGHGESDGKFENMTVPNEIADGKAILEYVRTDPHVRNIFLVGHSQGGVIASMLAGLYPDVIKKVVLLAPAAQLKDDALKGNTQGAVYDPNHIPDTVPLVGNKLGMKLGGFYLRTAQVLPIYEVSARFSGPVSVIYGTNDQVVNPKYAKKYHDIYENSELHAITDADHRFTGQYKKSASDLTAQFLKPLF from the coding sequence ATGTCCCGCGTTACAATTGAAAGAGATGGTCTCACCTTAGTAGGAGACCGCGAAGAACCATTCGGCGAAATCTATGACATGGCTATCCTCATGCATGGTTTTACCGCTAACCGCAACACTGAATTATTAAGACAAATTGCCGATGATCTACGCGACGAAAATGTCGCTAGCGTCCGTTTTGACTTTAATGGTCATGGCGAAAGTGACGGCAAGTTTGAAAATATGACTGTACCAAACGAAATCGCTGACGGCAAGGCAATCTTAGAATACGTTCGCACCGATCCACATGTACGTAATATTTTCTTAGTTGGTCATTCCCAAGGCGGTGTAATTGCATCAATGCTCGCCGGTCTTTATCCTGATGTGATTAAAAAAGTTGTCCTTTTAGCACCAGCTGCTCAATTAAAAGACGATGCACTTAAAGGTAACACACAAGGCGCAGTCTATGATCCTAACCATATTCCTGATACTGTTCCACTAGTCGGCAATAAATTAGGAATGAAACTAGGCGGATTTTATCTCCGAACCGCTCAAGTTTTACCGATTTACGAGGTCTCTGCCCGCTTTAGTGGCCCAGTATCAGTCATTTATGGTACTAATGACCAAGTAGTTAACCCTAAATATGCTAAAAAATACCATGATATTTATGAAAATAGCGAACTTCATGCCATTACGGATGCAGATCACAGATTCACTGGTCAATACAAAAAGTCAGCATCAGATTTAACTGCTCAATTTTTAAAACCATTATTTTAG
- the yaaA gene encoding peroxide stress protein YaaA encodes MKIIIAPAKIMKIDRDSFPIQSKPQFLDKTRILERFLKSRSNEQLKDLWHASENVTKQSILQLENMNLDERLTPAILAFSGIQYQYMAPDLFTQPALDYIQKNLRILSGFYGMLRPFDGVCPYRLELNTKMVGFRDYSLYHFWGSDIAENLFQEDNIVIDLASKQYTRLVKPYLSQGRQLITVDFQELKNDKWKTVGVHAKMARGEMVRYIAEKQIKNPTDLQDFNDFEFQFEPDVSTKDHYVFRTEFDFTRR; translated from the coding sequence ATGAAAATTATTATTGCACCTGCAAAAATTATGAAAATTGATCGTGATTCATTTCCAATTCAGTCAAAACCGCAGTTCTTGGATAAGACACGAATTCTAGAAAGATTTCTCAAGTCAAGGTCAAATGAGCAGTTAAAAGACCTTTGGCATGCTAGTGAAAATGTGACTAAGCAAAGCATATTGCAACTAGAAAATATGAATTTGGATGAACGATTAACTCCTGCAATTTTGGCTTTTTCAGGAATTCAATACCAATATATGGCGCCGGATTTATTTACACAACCTGCACTTGACTATATTCAAAAGAATTTGCGGATTCTATCAGGATTTTATGGTATGCTCCGGCCTTTTGATGGTGTTTGCCCATATCGCCTAGAATTAAATACTAAAATGGTTGGTTTTCGTGATTATAGCTTGTATCATTTCTGGGGCAGTGATATCGCTGAAAATTTATTTCAAGAAGATAATATAGTTATCGATTTGGCTTCCAAACAATATACACGTTTGGTTAAACCTTATTTGAGTCAAGGACGACAATTAATTACGGTTGACTTTCAGGAACTAAAAAATGATAAGTGGAAGACCGTTGGGGTTCACGCTAAGATGGCTCGTGGTGAAATGGTGCGCTACATTGCCGAGAAGCAAATAAAAAATCCCACAGATTTGCAGGACTTTAATGATTTTGAATTTCAATTTGAACCTGACGTAAGTACTAAGGATCATTACGTCTTTCGTACTGAGTTCGACTTTACTCGGCGCTAA